One Triticum dicoccoides isolate Atlit2015 ecotype Zavitan chromosome 3B, WEW_v2.0, whole genome shotgun sequence genomic window, TCAACCTCAAAATCACCCTTACAATTCACGCGCGAAATGGCTGCAACCACAAATTTCGAACCAACCCCGCACCAAATCAACCCGGCGGACACTCTCAAAATCCAAATGCAAGACTAATGCGTTGCCGCATGGGAAAGcttgtttgtggcaactatcacagtcattcaataaattagttgccgcatgggaaagcttgtttgtggcaactatcacagtcatttcAGTAAGTTAGTTGCCGCATGGGAAAgcatgtttgtggcaactatcacagtcattcagGAAGTTAGTTGCCATACAGTCATGATAGTTAATCAAACTACCACGTTTGCCTCATGTTGTAGTTTGAGAAAcaactaactagatctagggttcgaAGGCAACTACAATGACTTCAAATTCAACCTCAAAATTCTCCCCGAACTGGTTACAAACACCAATTTAAACCAATGCGCAACTAACAGACCGGAAGACACCTGCCCAATCCCAAGGCACAACCAGTGTGTGCCTCCGGACAGGCAGAACCACACCGACGAggccgccgcggcggcggcgacgaaactGCTCAGTGCCACCGAAAACGGCTAGCACAGGACTCCGCCGCCGGCGGGAACGCCGACGCATCGCCAAATCGCCTGAATCTCCATGAATCTTGAGCGAGTAATCGAACAGGGAGGGAAGGGGGGAAAATGCAGGAAAGGATTGTGAGAGTTGGagcgagcattaccttcaatcTGCAGGCTCTCCGGtccggcgagcaccaccgacggccgcgaacaccgtcgattcttccgcctccgccgtcgccttatCCCCTCGTCTTCTCCTCCAATGGTTTGAAATGCGAATTGGGTTGTGCGAGTAACTGCGGGGGTGagtaaatggaaccgtgagggagagaggggcgaagtgcgcgacgtgtttgacgtcaaccaCGGTCGGCGCGTCGCGTGCGGGCGCAtagcagttccaccgcacgcccccgagtggcaaccgctgaccgcgggagggcaaccaacgtgcgggcgaactgtctcacacaccacacacgcgccttgtcctacgtggcacagaaaaACGATCAGATTGTGCCAAGATTCGCTCACAAAGTACTTGAcggtgatggatgcgtgtggtcgagatggtggacgcccacacgtgtgggctttAACATTCAGAAGACTTGTACCCTCCAGTTATACGTGTCTGGAAACTCTGTTTACCCTGCTTTAGCCCGTTCCAGCGCACCCTCTTGTATCATAGcataagtttattttatttttttgagaaaGTAACATAGCATAAGTGACTGCTTGAGCTACTGTCATGGGCTGTTGAGTTTCCAGACAGCTTTAATGAAAAAGCAGGGCCAATCTGGCCTGTTCGTCTTAAAAATGATACCGATTTATTTATCACATTGTATAGACTGATACAAGATCACAAGCCTTTCATGCTACCTCACAAATCTCAACCTATCTTAATCTCGTCAGAGCTCGCGACAGAACAGAGAGTTGGCTTCGATCACAAGTCGAAGTACCTACcagctactagtactactaagtgcTACATACATTATACACGTGAATTTTGATTTGGTTAGTGTTAGATCAAAAGTATGCCGCTATGCTCGATTTGAGCAGGCATCTTTCCGGCTCCCGGACGATATAAATCTCATCTCCGACAGCACCTTGATACAGATCCTGGTTCCTGTGCCATTTCCACAGAGCGTGCGTCTCATTCTTCACCTGCGTCAACAAATTTCGTCTCCTCAGTCATTGTTCAGAATTACTCCTAGTTAGCTCCGGTCTTTTTCTTTTTCAGGGAGCAGCACGTTACCTCGAGAATGCCGTGGCCGAAGCTGCTCTCCCGGTAGGCGCTGTAGTCCGGCTGCCGGTCCCAGCAGAAGCTGCCGGCGGCCGGGCCGGACGTGAAGTTGAAGGCGCAGAAGCCGCCCATGAAGGCGTCAGGCGTGGACATTGGCTCCGGGCAGCGCCCTGGGTCGTCGGCGTGGGTGGTGGCCATCTTCTCGCGGTTCCCGCCGTCGCCTACCGAGATGTGCACGGCGCCGCACGGGTCCAGCGTGTAGTTGAACACCCGGTTGGAGCGCTCGTACGCGTGCACCTGCCAGACCTCACACAAAGCCACTCTCAGCTGCTTGCTCATGTTCAGACTTCAGACTTTAGAGATAAGTTGGACGGTGTTAGGTACATGGCCGGTGAAGACGATGTCGAGGCCGTAGGAGTAGAGCAGCTCCTCCATGGCCACCCTCATGCACTCTGCCTCCCTGTAGTGAGCCTTGTAGGTGCTGTACCATGGCGCGTGCCACCCGGCGACCAGCCACGGGGTCACCGATCTGTCCACCTTTGCCAGGTCCTTCTCCAGCCATCTGTACTGCTCCCCTGAATTTGTTTGTTGTGCACAAGAATCAGTCCACCAAGTCTCAGCTTCCTTTCACTAATCAAATACAGTTCAGTTCAGAACTAAACTGAATTGAATTGTGTGAGTACCTGATTTGCTGTAGTCAGCGTAGGCAGCGAGCATGATGAAATGGATGCCGCCAGCGTCGAACGAGTAGTAGAAGGGGGAGAAGGACTCGCTCTCCATCGACGGGAACGCGAACCGCGCGCTGTAGGCCGCGAAGGTCTTGTTGCCGATCTGCTGCTCGATCTCATGGTTCCCTTCGACCACCATCATCGGCGTGCTCGACGTCACGGGCTCCATGTACCTCCCCCAGTAATCCCAGCGCGGCTGGTACGTCTCGTGGATGGGCGTGGACTTGGCGAACGAGCAGGAGTAGCAGTCCGTTCCGGTGCCGTTGGTCAGGTACAGGTTGGCGTAGCTCACGTCGCCGAGGAGGAGGACCAGGTCGGGCTGGTTGCTCGCCATGTGCTCCACGGTCGAGGTGGTGTTGTACGTGAGCCCGAGGTCCCCGACCACGGCGATCCTCCCCGGGTAGCTCCgcggcccgacggccggcatcgtccggAACGCGTGGACGGCGCTCATCGCCCCCGGGATGGATGGGTCGCCGCACTGGTAGTAGTACTTCGTCCCAGGCTCAAGCCCTGCATTGCGGCGAGAATTTCAGTCCCACGTTTGCTTCTGGTAGCTGTAAAAACTGCATTTTTTTTTTAGTTTTTGGATTGTGGAGCAGGGGAACGACCTTGGAGGCGGACGTGGTGGATGATGCCGGAGGTGTAGTTCTGGAGGCCCTCGAAGGGGTAGAGCTGGCTGTACACGAGCGCGTCGCCGGTGGCCTCGCGGACCAAAGAATCGGCGGCGAGGCCGTAGCGCACGACGCTGCCGACCGTGCCGGGATCCAGCGGCTTGACGGCGCCGCCCATCTGGAAATCCCCTGCGGAACCAACAAGCAATGCCATCTCAGAACTGACTAAAAGCATCACAGTCCAGTGAAATTAGCTTAATTACCTGTGATCCAGGAGACCCAGGCGGAGGTGGGAGCGGCGGAGAGCGCGACGGCGATCTGCTCGGGAGCCCAGCCTGTGACCCGGCGCTGCACCCGGGGGTCCGTGTCCGGCAGGTCCACCGCGTGGCCCCTGTCTTCCCGCAGCGGCACCGTCACCGGCCGAGACGGGCCCTCCAGCGTCGACGCCGgctcagccaccgccgccgccgcggcgagcAGAAGCAGCGGCATCGACCCCCTCCACATCCACATGTCCTTTGGTGCGGGCGTTCCCTCTTTCGTCGGGATCAACAGGAGAGCAGTGCGAGGTGAGTGTGGGATGAGATTGGCATGGAGAGAATTGGGACGATTTTAGAGCAAAATTTATAGGAATCGAGCAGAGAAGGATGGGAGTGAAGTCGAA contains:
- the LOC119275708 gene encoding purple acid phosphatase 15-like; translated protein: MWMWRGSMPLLLLAAAAAVAEPASTLEGPSRPVTVPLREDRGHAVDLPDTDPRVQRRVTGWAPEQIAVALSAAPTSAWVSWITGDFQMGGAVKPLDPGTVGSVVRYGLAADSLVREATGDALVYSQLYPFEGLQNYTSGIIHHVRLQGLEPGTKYYYQCGDPSIPGAMSAVHAFRTMPAVGPRSYPGRIAVVGDLGLTYNTTSTVEHMASNQPDLVLLLGDVSYANLYLTNGTGTDCYSCSFAKSTPIHETYQPRWDYWGRYMEPVTSSTPMMVVEGNHEIEQQIGNKTFAAYSARFAFPSMESESFSPFYYSFDAGGIHFIMLAAYADYSKSGEQYRWLEKDLAKVDRSVTPWLVAGWHAPWYSTYKAHYREAECMRVAMEELLYSYGLDIVFTGHVHAYERSNRVFNYTLDPCGAVHISVGDGGNREKMATTHADDPGRCPEPMSTPDAFMGGFCAFNFTSGPAAGSFCWDRQPDYSAYRESSFGHGILEVKNETHALWKWHRNQDLYQGAVGDEIYIVREPERCLLKSSIAAYF